TCTCGCTGTGATATAGTActccaagaaatggaaCAGACACAGAAACACAATGTAAAGatggaaattcttcagTCTTACCAATGCCAATGACCCCAAAAAGATGCCCAGAACGACACCAAGCCCAAAAGCTGTCCTAGAAACTTCGTACAACGGGTTCTTCCTTATATCTGCGTATCCGGTACTCGTCCCAGCCACCCGACGTCCATTTTGCTCAACCATTGCGCCCTCCAGGTCTGCTACTGCAGTTTTCTCGATGGTCAAGGTGCTTTAAACTTCAGTGATTCCTTAAAGCGCAGCGCAGcgaagaaaaaaatgaTAGCGCCGCACGCTAAACGTTCAGCGATGAACACATCTGGTCTCATTGTGTAAGTTGAAGCATCTTAGAGAGCATATCTTGCTTCCGCAGTGGATACAACTTGAAATGCTATCGTATCCGCCACACACGGAACATGTAGTTATCACTGGAAGCactttgaaaaatttcttGTTGGTGACATTGTGGTAGATGATACTCTTGTTGACCTGATCCAGCGTCTCCAGGTAGCTTTGCAAGGATCTTTTCGACGACAGggtcttcttcaacgcgACGATCCTGTTGgtgttcttctttttggGCACCGGAGGCTTTGTCGAACGATAGGTAAGATGGATGTTCTTCGGAATCTCGATCTTGTTCTTGTGTCTTATGGAGGAGCCACCGCCGCCGGCGGTGTTGCTGGCGGCGTCGATTCTGTTTCTATTGATCCCGGTTATGGCGCCGAGTAGCGAGGGGACATCGACCAGGTCCTTCTGGTTCTCGGTGTCCAGCTCCATACATCGCTTCTTGGACTGGATGATCTGTTGCTGGGTGTACTTGTCGAGGATGGAGCCCTCGTTTGAAGCTGCCGTGTCTTCGGCATCCTGTCGCTGGGTGTATAGCTTGCTTTCAAGGTCGGCCAGCGAATAGTTCACACGCTTGGTCGAGCGGTAGGCACTAGATGTCTTGGTGACTTTGCTCCTGGCATGAGAGGCAACCTGGGAGTCTAGCGACGTATAGTAGACGTTCGGGTCATAagtcttcttgttgattTCTTCCACCAGCATCGTTGTCCAACTGCCCCAGTGGTGGGTTTGTCTGACGGTTTTTCGTTATAAGTCGTTAAGCAGGCGTTATACGTTATCTAGAACTATAAAGCTCAAAGAGGCTGCGAGTCATAATTTGGCCTTGATATTCTCCTGAGCATCCAGTGCGTCGTGTAGCTCATCAGCAGCGAGTGTCAAATAGTAGTGCAGTTTGTCAACGCTGAGGCCGCTGGGCAGTGGTTTGTTTACTATGTTGATGTGTAACCAGTCGTCATTTAGCATGTAAGCCAGGCCGAACCCGTTGTCGTTGACTTGAGACCAGCCGTAGCCGTCGAAAAGCTCACTAGAGAGTTGAGAAGTGGATATTAGCCATGTCGAAGAGTAGTTGAACAACGGATTTGAGAAAAGCGGCGGCGTGGGATCGCCGGGCTTCAACATGTTTTTCATACCAAAGAAATGACGGTCAATGCCAAGACCTGCTGCAGCAGCCTTCAGGTAGTTGGAGTGGTACTTTGCAGATTCTCTCAAGAGCATTATCTTATCTTTGGGGGAGACGTCTGGGTCCTGCCAGCCCGTTACGAAGTTGTGGGACGCTTCAGAGACAGATCTACCGGTTTCGGTCCGTCCTTTGAAAAACATCCTGGTGGAGGCAGCTTCATAAGTTGGTAGCTGCTTGCCCAGATATTTGTACACCGCAAGCTGCATCACCTGCTGGATGAACGCGTCTGGAGACATGCCATGCTTCTTGATTAATTTCTTTCCGAATCGGTTGTAGTGCCAGACGCGCAAATCGTGTTCCCCGATGACTTTTTCGAACGCTTGGCGAGCTGTATTGATCCATTGCTTCACGGGTGGGGTGACCAGGAATGGCAAGTGAGTGACAGTACCGCGTTGCTCGGAAGGCTTACGAACAGCTTCAACGAAAGCGGATGGATTCAGTTTTGCCATTTCTTGCACCACGTAGTGGTTTAAGAAGCAGGTTGGGGTGCCATCCATCTTTGAATGTTCGTTAACGGAACCGGAAGAACCATTTTGCGTGACGACGAACTGTAACGATTTGTCGAAATATCTGTTATAACCATTACCGTGCCAGGTGTTTCTAGACTTTTCCTCAAAGGTGACAGGATTGGCATCGTCCAATGCCACTATATAGGAAGCCCTGTGGATGGTCTCCAACGAGTGCTGAGAAAGCGGattcttgatcagctccTGGTACGCTACTCGCCACTGATCACGGGGCAACGATGTCAAAAAGCCGATACCAGAATTTGTCTCGCATTGCAAATGAGCGCTCTTGGCATTAACGATCGAGTAAAGCTGAGACCAAATCTCGTTTGGCGATAGAGGCTTATTGGTTTGCGGATCATGAGTCGTAACTTTGTAGAAATTGCCCTTGAAGGCCACGACGATGAAATTATTTTCGTAAATTGAGTAGAAGATGTTAGTGTCACGATTATCCTGTGGCGGCCCCGGCAACCTGCTTGTGTTGAACATGAGATGGAAACTGTTCATGCAAAAGGGGGTGCCCCTAATCACCTCGGGAGGCAGGgattcatctttcaaagcttcaataAAATTTGACACCGTCACAATGATAGCCGTCGCTTTCATCAAAGGATCCGACTCAATCGCCTTGTGGCTGATAGGCAACGGTTTGTGGCAGTAAAAATACGATACATAAGGTATCACAGGATCGTTGTACTCCAAGTAAGATTGATTATCCCAAAACTCAGACatccaattccttctcgTGGAAGCGAATTCCACCAATCTCTGCTGCAAAACTGGGCCCATATGCTCAGCGAAATCCTTGCAAAGCATCTCTTGTCTGCTATACTCAGCGGGATCGCCGCAATACGGCTTGATTGTCTGCAAATACTTGTTCAACGTAGCACCAAGCTCAGGAACCACTAAGGAGGGCAATTTTGACTGCTGTGAAAACGTTGAACCCTTGTACCCGGGTCTCGCATTCTGGTACGACTTGTTATCCTTCAGAGCCCAGTAGTGCTCGCCATTCTGTGTCTCGAACGGAAACCTCTGTAAAACATGTGAGCTCATACTTCTTTCTAAAAACCTTGAAGATCGTCTCCAGCACACTTTCATCACAAAAGGGGAAAACGCAAGAAGAGCTTCGCACTTGACCCGACTATCGACCGCGTCTGAAGTCAGCTACCAGACCATCATCACCGGTATATATATGACAAGGATCGGTGTCCTAGTCACTCAGATCGCTATTATTGAGTCATGCACTAGTGCTCGGTGCAACGGATAATCTCCGGCGCGTCCCCGTAGGTTTTGGCAGCTCGTACACAGCGATGATAATACCGATTCGACGGATTAGCTACCGAGTCGCTGACCGTTCCCAGGGAAGAACGCTGGTCGATGGTTGGTAGCTGTATTGGCGGCACGTTGGGTTGTGGATGACGAGGGCGATGCAGTGTAAGCGGACGTTGTGGCAGATGACGGACCTGGGGTATCCTTGAAGCCTAGTTTCTGACCGCCTCGAGGGCGACCGCTTGACTTGGCATTTCTCAGGTCCTGGGACTCTTGTAGTAGgcttttgatgaattgTGGTGCTCCGAACTTGCCGTTGGGGAAAATACCGTAGTATTCGTTTGGCGAGCGGACGAGCCAGCCGTAGAACGGCCCCAGCGTACCCGTATCCAGGCACGCATAGAGATAGCCTGTCAGAAAGCCGACCAGACAGACGACGTAATCACGGTTCCCAAAGGCAAAGGCCATGAACAGCTGCAGTATGGGGTAGTATTTACCCCAGACGGGGAACAGGCCGTAGAACAACACTTTCACGTTCGAGTTGTCCATGGACCAGGTGAAAGTGAGACACGATACGATGCCGCTTGTGAGAACCATCGATTCGCTAGCGCCGCAGAGCAGCGTCAGTGTCAACGAGATGGTCGTCACGCAGAAGACCAAGTAAAACAGGTAATCCAGCGGCTTCCTGCGCGACTCCAAGTCCGAAGAGCACGAATAAATGGTGTAGAGCTCCAGCATGGCGGGTAGCGCTTCGAAGGGAAGAATCAAACATGAAGTGAACGGCCTCCAAACCTGCAAGTGGCCCGCCACCTCGTTGAACTGGTACAATAGCGCTCCAGTCTTCACAATCCGTAACCGGATTAGCAGCGTCATCACTACGGCGCTCGAGATCAGGTAGCGTGTCACGATCGGAATTCCAAACAAAACCTGCAGCGGGCTGTTGTCATTTCTTCCTCTACCCGAACTATTCCTTAACGTGTGGATATTGTCACTCATTGGCTTCACGTTCAATCGCTTGCCAGGGTTTACAGTGCTGATCTGGCTATGTTTATAGTGTGAGCTGCTCTCTTATATAGTTCTGACTACCCGTTACCCGCCTTGGACTTGGGCTACTTAgcagagctgaaaaattagaTCAATGGCTCATCGCTattgaagctcatcgcattgGAATTTACGGTCGTTGTGAGCCTCGTAGGATCAATTGCGTGGAGGGTTTCGAGTAGAATGTGTGCTGCTCGATCAAATAGACAGATATTGTCTCAGGGCAAAAATTATGCTGataagaagctgaaaaaattcGGTACTGATGAGGTATCGTTTGATAAAGATAGTCGGTTAGAGTATCTGACTGGGTTCCATAAACGTAAGTTGCAGagacagaagaaagcaaaagaGTTTATTAAGGAGCAAGAGAGGTTGAACAAGATTGAAGAGCGAAAAAATATACGTGatgaaagaaagagacaaTTGGATGAAAGATTACGAAATTTCAAGCAAGGTTTGGAGTTGGGCAGTGAAGGAGATGATAGCGATGATGCTGAggggaaagaagaagaggaggcTGAAGAGTGGAATGGGTTTGAATCTGATTGTGAAGAGGCCGCGGTGAAACCGATTTTGAAGACCGTTTACTCGGATAACTCTTCTGTGAGCGTAGAGACGTTGGAAGCCAACGATAATTTTGCATAtttggccaagatcaacaacgTAGACTTGAATGAAAGCGATAAAGTGCTGAAACAAAGTATAGTGAGAGCCGGGAAATATGCCAAGTTCCTGGGTATGGCGGACAAGGACACCGAAAAGACcaaacagaagaagaagaaattcagATATCTGACCAAGAgcgaaagaaagaggaacCAGTACAAGGCAAATTCCAATaagagaaggagatgaACGTTTATTTTTCGGTAGCTAAGTTTCTTATCGTTACATATTCGGATTCTAGTTTGAATATGACCCAGACTGATCTCCTGAGGATTTCCAAGTATTGCAACTCGCTTGCGAAAAGAATCGTATGGTCCGGTCTTTTTAGCGTCCAAATCCACCAGAACTTTATAGAAAAGTCAAAAAGAACACCCATGTAGTATACGAATTTAGGGAATATGACATTTTGGGAGGTCTTGTGATTCTTCCTTATCCGTCTCAGCGAATTGATCTTCCAATCCATCCTGACGTCCCACACAAGCGTGAAGCAGGAATTGAGGCATTGGAACCAATGGACCACGTTGGAGTTGTGTTTCTCAGGGTCCACTCTGCTATGCCAAACGCACACCATGATCGGTATGCTGGAGATATATTTCAACGCGTTGACCAGCAGCGACTTATCCCTGCCGAGGTAGAATTCTCTAAAGCATTGCCATATTCTTATATTTAGCGGGAATAACGAGATCAATAAATCACAATGGGTCCACAATACGTCCTTAGAGAGGAAAAGAGTGGTCAGGTATAGTGTAAAATCGATCAGGGGCTTAGTAAATGAGGTTAGCGTGTCCGACAGTAAGATGTACACGTTCCTCATCGGTCTTGGACTCGTCTCAATCAGCAGTATTCTCTTGATGCAGTAATTAATGATTTGGCAATTGCGGCTTATTGAGccgacgatgatgacgaacTGTATCAGAGGCAACAGTAGGATCGCGAACTGAGCCAAGTTACTGCTTCGTTCAGTCGCTTCAGCCCAGCTCTGACACAACAGACCGATCAGCTGCAAGGGCACGATGATCCGCGATAATCTTACCGCAAATTGCCTGGAGAGCCTCTGCATCTGCGCATGCGACAACGGCAGGACCATCTCATTGGGCTTCCTGGACTGTATCACGGTTGAGACATCCAATTGGCACGACGACAGAAGTTTCAACATCCACTGCCACAACCAAATGGCGACCAAAAGCAAAACATTCACTCGTTGAGATGCAAGTATATAAATCCCCCAACCGCTCTTTACGTCAGGGGGAATCTCTGCTCCCTCCATTGGCCCCAAAGTGCTTCTACTGAGCTGTAGTTAGTGTTATAAGCCGTCGCTCAGTTTTAATGTTCAGACAGGAATACGTCAACAACCAGAAAAAGCCCGATATAGGTGTTATGTGAGACCCTTCCTGATGCTTCAGTTCATATTGTATAATCTCGAGAGGCAGCCAGCAAGGCTGCTTCCAATCATGATTAGCATGAAATGTATATAATATAATCATCATAATTGTAAGAGAGAAAGGGTGCTTTAAAATCACATCATCAAGAAACCCAAAAATGCGCTGTTGGATAGAATCAATCTTCTCACCCTCATCCTACATGGCAAAGCCCATAAACATGTTCACATAATGGTTTTTTAGATCAGAATTTTCAGTGTTTGGCTAATGTGTTGTGTTAATCAGTCATTTCAATTAAGATATAGTCGATCCGCTTGGGGCGACAACTTGTCATCATTCTAAAAACTTCGTGAGCATAACATGTCATTGGGGCCCGTTGAGCCACTGGGAGTCGCATGGCAGGATGAATAGCGAGAAATAATTCTGTCCAACAAGAACTACTGTTCTTGAGGCATTCTTGTGTACTACACGACTAAGCCAAAGCTGGTGATTGCGATTAAACTCACAACTTATTTCGCCTTTAGACATAGATTCATCACagattgaaaattttgCTCTTTATATACAAATTTGCTGGTGATTTTTCACAATTTAAAGATTCCGGGTAACCTTGGgttttttcaaagaggTCTTAAAAGATGGTAAAccagaagcttcaaaagctgtAGTAGAGGCGATAAGTCGAGAATTGGACAGACTGGAGCGTTGTGGAACGCTGATGTTGAAGTTTTTGACAAGGCGAGCAGTGTCTGCTGCTTTTTTGCGCCAAAATGCATCTTCCGGGATGGTTTTACATAGGTCTTTCTCAGCCGGAACAAGAGTATGGCAGAAGTTGGAGACCGGCAGCGCTAAGGAGGGATCAGGGTTTATTTCACCtcagatattgaagatTGTTCCGGATACGACCGACATTGCGACGCTGGAGAAACAGGATGAATTGATCAAGAGACGTCGTAAGCTATCGAAGGAGATTACGcaaatgaagaaattgaaacCTGTGTCGCCGGGTTTGAGGTGGTATAGATCGCCAATTTATCCGTATTTGTACAAAGGGAGACCGGTGAGGTCGTTGACGGTGGCCAAAAGGGGTAAAGGTGGTAGAAACCACTCCGGTAGGATAACTGTGCGTCACAGAGGTGGTGGCCATAAAAGGCGTATCAGGTTAGTGGACTTTTCACGCACGGAAGCAGGTCAGCAAACAGTCCAGAGAATTGAGTACGATCCCGGAAGAACGTCGCACATTGcgctgttgaagaataaCAAGACGGGCAAGCTGTCGTATATCATTGCATGTGATGGGCTGAGAGCCGGCGACATTGTTGAGTCCTATAGACAGGGTATCCCACAGGATTTGTTGCGTGAAATGGGAGGTAAAGTAGACCCTGCGATTTTAAGCGTGAGGACGGCGCAAAGAGGCAACTGTCTTCCGATTTCGATGATCCCCGTCGGTAGTATTGTTCATAACGTCGGTATCACGCCTGTGGGCCCAGGTAAATTTTGCCGTGCTGCTGGTACCTATGCTCGTATCATCTCGAAGATAccagagaagagaaaggccGTTGTTCGTCTGCAAAGCGGTGAGCACCGTTACGTTTCCCTCGAAGCGTGTGCTACAATCGGTATAGTGTCAAATATAGACCATCAGAACAGATCTCTCGGTAAGGCCGGTAGATCCAGATGGCTCGGTATCAGACCAACCGTTAGAGGTGTGGCAATGAACAAGTGCGACCATCCCCATGGTGGTGGCCGTGGTAAGTCTAAATCTAAAAAGCTATCGATGTCCCCATGGGGCCAGTTGGCCAAGGGTTTCAAGACCAGACGGGGGAAGAATCAAAATAGGATGAAAGTAAGGGACAGACCAAGAGGTAAGGACACTAGACTGTGATGGGTCGTCGGTCTTGTCCAACGCATGTAAATAGGACTGTATAGCTACGTTTATTTTCCGAAATTCCAGTTTGATAATTCTATAACGGTTGCGAGGGAGATCTTGACATGTTCGCTAATATGACCGAAATCTAGTCGATCTAAAGTGTCCATGGTAGTGTGAATATACCGATTTGTCTTAGCATTCTCTGATTCCAAGATGAACGCCGACGGAAAACCATTTTTCGTAGCACTCGCATGATCACTACAGGCATATCCACATCTTGTTTCTCTATATGGGATCCTGACATAGGCATCGATGACTACTTTGAGGAAATCCACTAGCCGCTCATTGGCATCGTCGAGGACAAGACCAATATGCTCGTCGTTCTTATTGGCGACATATCCTGTCATATCTTGCTGTACCATTGCGACCACCTTTCTTCCCTGTTCCCGGTAGGATCCAAGCACATCCATCGATCCTAGAAGACCGCCTTCCTCTGCGGAATAGAAGTGGAACTCAACAGTATTCTTCGGTAAATGGCCATTCCGTAGGTGTTTCACGTACAATCTCAGGGCCTCCATGCTAGTGATTGTGCCGGACCCATCGTCGTCTGCACCTGGCGCCGGTATTAGAGAAGGAAATATCATGTTCAAAGAGTCCTGATGCGAACCAATAACTACGACATTATCGGCTGTCTCAATACCATGCACTCTGAAAATAATGGAGAACTGCTTCCACTTCACATGGTCGAAATGTTCAATCTCGAATACATCGCTTCTCAATTCGCTAGTGAGATTGTGTAGCTTCGATGATAACCATTGAGCTGATTCATATCCACTTGCCGATTTGTAATATCTGGTaaagaagctgcagaatTTGGCCAAATCATCACGCATGGcaacttgatcaat
Above is a genomic segment from Torulaspora globosa chromosome 1, complete sequence containing:
- the ERD1 gene encoding Erd1p (ancestral locus Anc_5.515), with amino-acid sequence MEGAEIPPDVKSGWGIYILASQRVNVLLLVAIWLWQWMLKLLSSCQLDVSTVIQSRKPNEMVLPLSHAQMQRLSRQFAVRLSRIIVPLQLIGLLCQSWAEATERSSNLAQFAILLLPLIQFVIIVGSISRNCQIINYCIKRILLIETSPRPMRNVYILLSDTLTSFTKPLIDFTLYLTTLFLSKDVLWTHCDLLISLFPLNIRIWQCFREFYLGRDKSLLVNALKYISSIPIMVCVWHSRVDPEKHNSNVVHWFQCLNSCFTLVWDVRMDWKINSLRRIRKNHKTSQNVIFPKFVYYMGVLFDFSIKFWWIWTLKRPDHTILFASELQYLEILRRSVWVIFKLESEYVTIRNLATEK
- the CAT2 gene encoding carnitine O-acetyltransferase CAT2 (ancestral locus Anc_5.512); its protein translation is MKVCWRRSSRFLERSMSSHVLQRFPFETQNGEHYWALKDNKSYQNARPGYKGSTFSQQSKLPSLVVPELGATLNKYLQTIKPYCGDPAEYSRQEMLCKDFAEHMGPVLQQRLVEFASTRRNWMSEFWDNQSYLEYNDPVIPYVSYFYCHKPLPISHKAIESDPLMKATAIIVTVSNFIEALKDESLPPEVIRGTPFCMNSFHLMFNTSRLPGPPQDNRDTNIFYSIYENNFIVVAFKGNFYKVTTHDPQTNKPLSPNEIWSQLYSIVNAKSAHLQCETNSGIGFLTSLPRDQWRVAYQELIKNPLSQHSLETIHRASYIVALDDANPVTFEEKSRNTWHGNGYNRYFDKSLQFVVTQNGSSGSVNEHSKMDGTPTCFLNHYVVQEMAKLNPSAFVEAVRKPSEQRGTVTHLPFLVTPPVKQWINTARQAFEKVIGEHDLRVWHYNRFGKKLIKKHGMSPDAFIQQVMQLAVYKYLGKQLPTYEAASTRMFFKGRTETGRSVSEASHNFVTGWQDPDVSPKDKIMLLRESAKYHSNYLKAAAAGLGIDRHFFGMKNMLKPGDPTPPLFSNPLFNYSSTWLISTSQLSSELFDGYGWSQVNDNGFGLAYMLNDDWLHINIVNKPLPSGLSVDKLHYYLTLAADELHDALDAQENIKAKL
- the DFM1 gene encoding Dfm1p (ancestral locus Anc_5.513), producing the protein MSDNIHTLRNSSGRGRNDNSPLQVLFGIPIVTRYLISSAVVMTLLIRLRIVKTGALLYQFNEVAGHLQVWRPFTSCLILPFEALPAMLELYTIYSCSSDLESRRKPLDYLFYLVFCVTTISLTLTLLCGASESMVLTSGIVSCLTFTWSMDNSNVKVLFYGLFPVWGKYYPILQLFMAFAFGNRDYVVCLVGFLTGYLYACLDTGTLGPFYGWLVRSPNEYYGIFPNGKFGAPQFIKSLLQESQDLRNAKSSGRPRGGQKLGFKDTPGPSSATTSAYTASPSSSTTQRAANTATNHRPAFFPGNGQRLGS
- the RML2 gene encoding mitochondrial 54S ribosomal protein uL2m (ancestral locus Anc_5.516), translating into MLKFLTRRAVSAAFLRQNASSGMVLHRSFSAGTRVWQKLETGSAKEGSGFISPQILKIVPDTTDIATLEKQDELIKRRRKLSKEITQMKKLKPVSPGLRWYRSPIYPYLYKGRPVRSLTVAKRGKGGRNHSGRITVRHRGGGHKRRIRLVDFSRTEAGQQTVQRIEYDPGRTSHIALLKNNKTGKLSYIIACDGLRAGDIVESYRQGIPQDLLREMGGKVDPAILSVRTAQRGNCLPISMIPVGSIVHNVGITPVGPGKFCRAAGTYARIISKIPEKRKAVVRLQSGEHRYVSLEACATIGIVSNIDHQNRSLGKAGRSRWLGIRPTVRGVAMNKCDHPHGGGRGKSKSKKLSMSPWGQLAKGFKTRRGKNQNRMKVRDRPRGKDTRL
- a CDS encoding putative aminopeptidase (ancestral locus Anc_5.517), whose amino-acid sequence is MKAYRFVATFSLTLQVSNAILFNDPLRVLEIGQDERIQVKESEKLSLKRRGVGFIDVTDHINLPWGKKIKNAAPVPDYDYPQTASQAGIVNKLITEIDQVAMRDDLAKFCSFFTRYYKSASGYESAQWLSSKLHNLTSELRSDVFEIEHFDHVKWKQFSIIFRVHGIETADNVVVIGSHQDSLNMIFPSLIPAPGADDDGSGTITSMEALRLYVKHLRNGHLPKNTVEFHFYSAEEGGLLGSMDVLGSYREQGRKVVAMVQQDMTGYVANKNDEHIGLVLDDANERLVDFLKVVIDAYVRIPYRETRCGYACSDHASATKNGFPSAFILESENAKTNRYIHTTMDTLDRLDFGHISEHVKISLATVIELSNWNFGK
- the RRP17 gene encoding rRNA-processing protein RRP17 (ancestral locus Anc_5.514), whose product is MCAARSNRQILSQGKNYADKKLKKFGTDEVSFDKDSRLEYLTGFHKRKLQRQKKAKEFIKEQERLNKIEERKNIRDERKRQLDERLRNFKQGLELGSEGDDSDDAEGKEEEEAEEWNGFESDCEEAAVKPILKTVYSDNSSVSVETLEANDNFAYLAKINNVDLNESDKVLKQSIVRAGKYAKFLGMADKDTEKTKQKKKKFRYLTKSERKRNQYKANSNKRRR
- the VPS71 gene encoding Vps71p (ancestral locus Anc_5.511); this encodes MLVEEINKKTYDPNVYYTSLDSQVASHARSKVTKTSSAYRSTKRVNYSLADLESKLYTQRQDAEDTAASNEGSILDKYTQQQIIQSKKRCMELDTENQKDLVDVPSLLGAITGINRNRIDAASNTAGGGGSSIRHKNKIEIPKNIHLTYRSTKPPVPKKKNTNRIVALKKTLSSKRSLQSYLETLDQVNKSIIYHNVTNKKFFKVLPVITTCSVCGGYDSISSCIHCGSKICSLRCFNLHNETRCVHR